One Candidatus Tanganyikabacteria bacterium DNA segment encodes these proteins:
- the eat gene encoding ethanolamine permease yields the protein MVATTEPKARVVRELKPSLNALQLWGIAVGLVISGEYFGWSYGWGSAGTLGFLVTALGIALMYLTFIFSYTELTTAIPHAGGPFAYAVRAFGPVGGYLAGFATFIEFVFAPPAIALAIGAYLNVQFPGLDAKSAAVGAYVLFMTLNIVGVQIAATFELFVTILAIAELLVFMGVVAPGFSWAHFAAHGWAGADTFSAAAIPGILTAIPFAIWFFLAIEGAAMAAEEVKDPRRSIPRAYVGGILTLLVLALGVMVFAGGVGDWRQLSGINDPLPQAMKRVVGENSGWLHMLVWIGLFGLIASFHGIILGYSRQIFALARAGYMPRFLGAVHRRFQTPHRAVLAGGVVGILAVYSDNWIVFGGQTLTANIITMSVLGALLMYVVAMLSLFRLRRTEPHLERPFGAPVYPLFPAIALVLALGSLVTMAWLNPYVFALFGALLALGYGYFLATSQARAAAPADELLEAIKPR from the coding sequence ATGGTCGCCACCACCGAACCCAAGGCCCGCGTCGTCCGCGAACTCAAGCCGAGCCTGAATGCGCTCCAGCTATGGGGCATCGCCGTCGGCCTGGTGATCTCGGGCGAGTACTTCGGCTGGAGCTACGGCTGGGGCAGCGCCGGCACGCTCGGCTTCCTGGTCACGGCCCTGGGGATCGCGCTCATGTACCTGACGTTCATCTTCAGCTACACCGAGCTCACGACCGCGATCCCGCACGCGGGCGGGCCCTTCGCCTACGCGGTCCGCGCCTTCGGCCCGGTGGGCGGCTATCTGGCGGGTTTCGCCACGTTCATCGAGTTCGTCTTCGCCCCGCCGGCCATCGCCCTGGCCATCGGCGCCTACCTCAACGTGCAGTTTCCCGGGCTGGATGCCAAGAGCGCCGCGGTGGGAGCGTACGTGCTGTTCATGACCCTCAACATCGTGGGCGTGCAGATCGCCGCCACCTTCGAACTCTTCGTCACGATCCTGGCCATCGCCGAACTGCTGGTCTTCATGGGGGTCGTGGCGCCCGGCTTCTCCTGGGCCCACTTCGCGGCCCACGGCTGGGCCGGCGCCGATACGTTCTCGGCCGCCGCCATCCCGGGCATCCTCACGGCCATTCCGTTCGCCATCTGGTTCTTCCTCGCGATCGAGGGGGCCGCGATGGCGGCCGAGGAGGTCAAGGATCCGCGCCGGAGCATCCCGCGGGCCTATGTGGGCGGCATCCTCACGCTCCTGGTGCTCGCCCTGGGCGTGATGGTGTTCGCGGGCGGCGTGGGCGACTGGCGGCAACTCTCGGGGATCAACGACCCGCTCCCGCAGGCCATGAAGCGCGTCGTGGGCGAAAACAGCGGCTGGCTCCACATGCTGGTGTGGATCGGCCTCTTCGGCCTGATCGCCAGCTTCCACGGCATCATCCTGGGCTACTCGCGCCAGATCTTCGCCCTGGCGCGCGCCGGCTACATGCCGCGCTTCCTGGGTGCCGTCCACAGGCGCTTCCAGACCCCGCACCGCGCCGTCCTGGCCGGAGGCGTCGTCGGCATCCTGGCGGTCTACAGCGACAACTGGATCGTCTTCGGCGGCCAGACGCTCACGGCCAACATCATCACCATGTCGGTGCTCGGAGCCCTGCTGATGTACGTGGTGGCGATGCTCAGCCTGTTCAGGCTGCGCAGGACCGAACCGCACCTGGAGCGGCCGTTCGGGGCGCCCGTGTACCCGTTGTTCCCGGCGATCGCGCTCGTGCTGGCCCTGGGCTCGCTGGTCACGATGGCCTGGCTCAATCCGTACGTGTTCGCGCTGTTCGGGGCCTTGCTGGCGCTCGGTTACGGCTACTTCCTGGCCACGAGCCAGGCCCGGGCGGCCGCGCCGGCGGACGAACTGCTCGAGGCGATAAAACCTCGTTAA